Proteins from one Bactrocera neohumeralis isolate Rockhampton chromosome 3, APGP_CSIRO_Bneo_wtdbg2-racon-allhic-juicebox.fasta_v2, whole genome shotgun sequence genomic window:
- the LOC126751986 gene encoding uncharacterized protein LOC126751986, protein MVEFWGIFVVFSACAAIQLTESRIQHAYRPTSLSDSDELSDISNSISDSSKDESSSFIQANMYEDTSVTSTRATQETEANTVPHVEHSTVNESTESNVEGTTPSATTRKIRLSLSERREALHVITYNLLLEYSKDYVSKTRDVMKKLILELESLTEKSDDVKEKLTELKATLQELEGFDIESDDLEGASEIVTKLNDELDEPVNEPPEMVAALRKVGWMDMRFELGDEVVAITDKFVIIFNQFVATLTPWERLTEADLVDLNKRFNDDTTVDRWDLFPEFWEYLTGIYN, encoded by the exons ATGGTGGAATTCTGGGGCATCTTTGTAGTATTTTCCGCCTGCGCTGCAATCCAG CTGACTGAGTCGCGAATTCAGCACGCTTACCGTCCAACCAGTCTCAGCGACTCCGATGAATTATCGGACATATCAAATAGTATAAGCGACTCCTCAAAAGATGAATCAAGCTCATTTATACAAGCAAATATGTATGAGGACACTTCGGTTACTTCTACGCGTGCAACGCAAGAGACGGAAGCGAATACAGTACCTCACGTAGAACATTCAACAGTAAACGAATCAACCGAATCAAATGTGGAGGGCACAACCCCTAGCGCAACTACACGGAAAATACGTTTGAGCTTAAGTGAAAGGCGTGAAGCATTACATGTAATAACCTACAATTTATTGTTGGAATATTCGAAAGATTACGTTAGTAAAACACGGGACGTCATGAAGAAACTTATACTTGAACTCGAATCGTTAACCGAGAAAAGTGACGATGTTAAGGAGAAACTAACTGAACTGAAAGCTACTCTACAAGAATTGGAGGGTTTTGATATAGAATCCGATGACTTAGAAGGAGCCTCCGAAATTGTCACTAAATTGAATGATGAGCTTGATGAACCTGTAAATGAGCCACCAGAGATGGTCGCCGCGCTCAGAAAAGTTGGTTGGATGGATATGCGCTTCGAGCTGGGCGATGAAGTGGTTGCAATTACCGATAAATTTGTCATAATATTCAATCAATTTGTGGCTACACTAACGCCGTGGGAGCGACTGACGGAGGCCGACTTAGTCGATCTGAACAAACGGTTTAACGACGACACAACTGTTGACCGTTGGGATTTGTTCCCTGAGTTTTGGGAATATTTAACAGGGATCTATAACTAA
- the LOC126751985 gene encoding uncharacterized protein LOC126751985 → MVEFWGIFVVFSACAAIQLTESRIQHAYRPTSLSDSDELSDISNSISDSSKDDSSSFIQAHTYEDTSVTSTRATQKTQANTVPHVEHSTVNESTESNVESTTPSATTRKIRLSLIERREALTELTGNLIASYRKNYVGKTRDILKKLILELEASSSKSDDVKERLMELKGTLKELEAFDIESDNLEEASDIVYELIDELDYPEDEPPQVVAALRKVGWLDMRYELHDETLAITDKFGKAFNKFVATLSPWERLTEAGLVDLNRRFNEVPTDDKWDLFTEFWTYVTESYN, encoded by the exons ATGGTGGAATTCTGGGGCATCTTCGTGGTATTTTCTGCTTGTGCTGCAATCCAG CTGACTGAGTCGCGAATTCAGCACGCTTACCGTCCAACCAGTCTCAGCGACTCCGATGAATTATCGGACATATCAAATAGTATAAGCGACTCGTCTAAAGATGATTCAAGCTCATTTATACAAGCACATACGTATGAGGACACTTCGGTTACTTCGACACGTGCAACGCAGAAGACGCAAGCGAATACAGTACCTCACGTGGAACATTCAACAGTAAACGAATCAACCGAATCAAATGTAGAGAGCACAACCCCTAGCGCAACTACACGGAAGATACGTTTGAGCTTAATTGAAAGGCGTGAAGCATTAACTGAACTTACCGGAAATCTCATAGCTTCATATCGGAAAAATTACGTGGGTAAAACACGTGACATCTTGAAGAAACTTATCCTTGAACTCGAAGCGTCAAGTTCGAAGAGTGACGATGTTAAAGAGCGACTAATGGAATTAAAAGGTACTCTAAAAGAACTGGAGGCTTTTGACATAGAATCCGATAACTTAGAAGAAGCCTCCGATATTGTCTATGAACTAATTGACGAACTTGATTATCCTGAGGATGAGCCGCCACAAGTGGTCGCCGCGCTCAGAAAAGTTGGTTGGTTGGATATGCGCTATGAGTTGCACGATGAAACACTTGCAATTACCGATAAATTTGGCAAagcattcaataaatttgtggctaCGCTATCGCCGTGGGAGCGACTGACGGAGGCCGGCTTAGTCGATCTGAACAGACGTTTCAATGAGGTCCCAACTGATGACAAATGGGATTTGTTCACTGAGTTTTGGACATATGTAACAGAGAGCTATAACTAA
- the LOC126751978 gene encoding uncharacterized protein LOC126751978 isoform X2, with translation MYATQRATQLAKTITMACSVQKQPTQPQHTTASATVTAAAAIPPTMAVTAMATANNNSNTNNIGSQMGGGGSNSGSNSSMSGGGVGILAAAISDATSKPLTPKPRGSLPNDASKPPQVEFHWPRIPVSTHTSNLRLNMMNQNPMDLHTARLMIEELRTKVRYQAEHIMKLRKAYGVQMQQHYHYQMEKSDQLNALTSQLLLLESRLKRRQKQIGSLLCHREFTIQRQQKIIDTLSNRLSDHGLDAVEANFTTELDSLNDSDSAVVLEDIDSDSSNMPLRARRRSSGGGSGAGFGSNATQCGSDGITIVRSISDAIETNLKYSAVRRNNCYLRRPEILETVYSVEEDPEPTSDVAEKRDKFRTRSEKALSSSSTEGQIDSNSSHAPAHASTHTTLHQTNGTEVERTKENIRITPPSPQRQLSISKPLESPTKDGYTAYSVTVPQLRTTAATPTTERVNALAGADVDGSSPGVKSQVTNYNRVMSNHRSVTKPKDVKYKRINKAKSKSLEELRGRLKNLVERGGSTGNGLDAHGAGGVGVAPYTHGVMPQTAQSYA, from the exons atgtatgcaacgcAACGTGCAACGCAACTTGCTAAAACTATAACAATGGCATGCAGCGTACAGAAGCAACCCACTCAACCGCAACACACAACCGCATCAGCAACTGTAACGGCAGCCGCCGCGATACCACCCACAATGGCTGTGACTGCAATGGCaaccgccaacaacaacagcaatacgaACAACATAGGCAGCCAAATGGGCGGCGGTGGCAGCAACAGCGGCAGCAATAGCAGCATGAGTGGTGGTGGTGTTGGCATTCTAGCCGCAGCTATCAGTGACGCGACCAGCAAACCGCTAACACCAAAACCGCGGGGCTCATTACCGAATGACGCAAGTAAACCGCCACAGGTGGAATTCCACTGGCCACGCATACCGGTGAGTACGCACACCAGCAATCTGCGCCTGAACATGATGAATCAGAATCCGATGGACCTGCACACTGCGCGACTCATGATCGAGGAGTTGCGTACGAAGGTGCGCTATCAAGCGGAGCACAtaatgaaattgcggaaagcaTATGGGGTACAG ATGCAGCAGCACTATCACTACCAGATGGAGAAGTCGGATCAGTTGAACGCGCTGACCTCACAACTTCTCCTGCTGGAGTCGCGTTTAAAACGTAGACAAAAGCAGATTGGGAGCCTGCTTTGCCATCGCGAGTTCACTATACAGCGACAGCAGAAGATTATCGATACACTGTCGAATCGTCTGTCCGATCACGGCCTGGATGCTGTCGAGGCGAACTTCACCACGGAGCTGGATTCACTGAACGACTCCGACTCGGCTGTGGTGCTGGAAGATATCGACTCGGATAGCAGTAATATGCCGCTTCGAGCAAGGCGACGCAGCAGCGGTGGCGGTTCAGGTGCTGGCTTCGGCTCCAATGCCACACAGTGCGGCAGCGATGGCATAACTATTGTGCGCTCCATCTCCGATGCCATCGAGACGAATTTGAAGTACAGTGCCGTGCGTCGCAACAATTGCTATTTGCGCCGCCCCGAAATATTGGAGACCGTCTACTCAGTGGAGGAAGATCCAGAACCAACATCTGATGTGGCAGAGAAACGTGATAAGTTCCGCACACGCTCGGAGAAGGCGCTGAGTTCGAGCTCCACGGAGGGACAAATAGATAGCAACTCTTCACATGCACCGGCGCACGCTTCAACACATACCACATTACATCAAACCAACGGCACTGAAGTGGAGCGTACCAAAGAGAACATACGCATCACACCTCCATCACCGCAACGGCAACTCAGCATTTCCAAACCCCTCGAGTCACCGACGAAGGACGGCTACACGGCGTACAGTGTCACGGTGCCGCAGCTGCGCACCACGGCTGCCACACCGACTACTGAGCGGGTCAACGCTTTGGCGGGTGCTGATGTCGATGGCAGTTCGCCTGGCGTTAAATCGCAGGTAACGAACTACAATCGCGTCATGTCCAACCATCGATCGGTGACCAAACCCAAAGATGTCAAATATAAACGTATCAATAAAGCCAAGTCGAAGAGTCTGGAAGAGTTACGTGGTCGTCTCAAAAATCTGGTGGAACGTGGCGGCAGCACCGGCAACGGACTCGATGCGCATGGCGCCGGTGGTGTTGGCGTTGCACCCTACACACACGGTGTTATGCCGCAGACTGCACAGTCATACGCGTGA
- the LOC126751978 gene encoding uncharacterized protein LOC126751978 isoform X3, translating to MYATQRATQLAKTITMACSVQKQPTQPQHTTASATVTAAAAIPPTMAVTAMATANNNSNTNNIGSQMGGGGSNSGSNSSMSGGGVGILAAAISDATSKPLTPKPRGSLPNDASKPPQVEFHWPRIPVSTHTSNLRLNMMNQNPMDLHTARLMIEELRTKVRYQAEHIMKLRKAYGMQQHYHYQMEKSDQLNALTSQLLLLESRLKRRQKQIGSLLCHREFTIQRQQKIIDTLSNRLSDHGLDAVEANFTTELDSLNDSDSAVVLEDIDSDSSNMPLRARRRSSGGGSGAGFGSNATQCGSDGITIVRSISDAIETNLKYSAVRRNNCYLRRPEILETVYSVEEDPEPTSDVAEKRDKFRTRSEKALSSSSTEGQIDSNSSHAPAHASTHTTLHQTNGTEVERTKENIRITPPSPQRQLSISKPLESPTKDGYTAYSVTVPQLRTTAATPTTERVNALAGADVDGSSPGVKSQVTNYNRVMSNHRSVTKPKDVKYKRINKAKSKSLEELRGRLKNLVERGGSTGNGLDAHGAGGVGVAPYTHGVMPQTAQSYA from the exons atgtatgcaacgcAACGTGCAACGCAACTTGCTAAAACTATAACAATGGCATGCAGCGTACAGAAGCAACCCACTCAACCGCAACACACAACCGCATCAGCAACTGTAACGGCAGCCGCCGCGATACCACCCACAATGGCTGTGACTGCAATGGCaaccgccaacaacaacagcaatacgaACAACATAGGCAGCCAAATGGGCGGCGGTGGCAGCAACAGCGGCAGCAATAGCAGCATGAGTGGTGGTGGTGTTGGCATTCTAGCCGCAGCTATCAGTGACGCGACCAGCAAACCGCTAACACCAAAACCGCGGGGCTCATTACCGAATGACGCAAGTAAACCGCCACAGGTGGAATTCCACTGGCCACGCATACCGGTGAGTACGCACACCAGCAATCTGCGCCTGAACATGATGAATCAGAATCCGATGGACCTGCACACTGCGCGACTCATGATCGAGGAGTTGCGTACGAAGGTGCGCTATCAAGCGGAGCACAtaatgaaattgcggaaagcaTATGGG ATGCAGCAGCACTATCACTACCAGATGGAGAAGTCGGATCAGTTGAACGCGCTGACCTCACAACTTCTCCTGCTGGAGTCGCGTTTAAAACGTAGACAAAAGCAGATTGGGAGCCTGCTTTGCCATCGCGAGTTCACTATACAGCGACAGCAGAAGATTATCGATACACTGTCGAATCGTCTGTCCGATCACGGCCTGGATGCTGTCGAGGCGAACTTCACCACGGAGCTGGATTCACTGAACGACTCCGACTCGGCTGTGGTGCTGGAAGATATCGACTCGGATAGCAGTAATATGCCGCTTCGAGCAAGGCGACGCAGCAGCGGTGGCGGTTCAGGTGCTGGCTTCGGCTCCAATGCCACACAGTGCGGCAGCGATGGCATAACTATTGTGCGCTCCATCTCCGATGCCATCGAGACGAATTTGAAGTACAGTGCCGTGCGTCGCAACAATTGCTATTTGCGCCGCCCCGAAATATTGGAGACCGTCTACTCAGTGGAGGAAGATCCAGAACCAACATCTGATGTGGCAGAGAAACGTGATAAGTTCCGCACACGCTCGGAGAAGGCGCTGAGTTCGAGCTCCACGGAGGGACAAATAGATAGCAACTCTTCACATGCACCGGCGCACGCTTCAACACATACCACATTACATCAAACCAACGGCACTGAAGTGGAGCGTACCAAAGAGAACATACGCATCACACCTCCATCACCGCAACGGCAACTCAGCATTTCCAAACCCCTCGAGTCACCGACGAAGGACGGCTACACGGCGTACAGTGTCACGGTGCCGCAGCTGCGCACCACGGCTGCCACACCGACTACTGAGCGGGTCAACGCTTTGGCGGGTGCTGATGTCGATGGCAGTTCGCCTGGCGTTAAATCGCAGGTAACGAACTACAATCGCGTCATGTCCAACCATCGATCGGTGACCAAACCCAAAGATGTCAAATATAAACGTATCAATAAAGCCAAGTCGAAGAGTCTGGAAGAGTTACGTGGTCGTCTCAAAAATCTGGTGGAACGTGGCGGCAGCACCGGCAACGGACTCGATGCGCATGGCGCCGGTGGTGTTGGCGTTGCACCCTACACACACGGTGTTATGCCGCAGACTGCACAGTCATACGCGTGA
- the LOC126751978 gene encoding uncharacterized protein LOC126751978 isoform X1 has protein sequence MYATQRATQLAKTITMACSVQKQPTQPQHTTASATVTAAAAIPPTMAVTAMATANNNSNTNNIGSQMGGGGSNSGSNSSMSGGGVGILAAAISDATSKPLTPKPRGSLPNDASKPPQVEFHWPRIPVSTHTSNLRLNMMNQNPMDLHTARLMIEELRTKVRYQAEHIMKLRKAYGVQVTHIMQQHYHYQMEKSDQLNALTSQLLLLESRLKRRQKQIGSLLCHREFTIQRQQKIIDTLSNRLSDHGLDAVEANFTTELDSLNDSDSAVVLEDIDSDSSNMPLRARRRSSGGGSGAGFGSNATQCGSDGITIVRSISDAIETNLKYSAVRRNNCYLRRPEILETVYSVEEDPEPTSDVAEKRDKFRTRSEKALSSSSTEGQIDSNSSHAPAHASTHTTLHQTNGTEVERTKENIRITPPSPQRQLSISKPLESPTKDGYTAYSVTVPQLRTTAATPTTERVNALAGADVDGSSPGVKSQVTNYNRVMSNHRSVTKPKDVKYKRINKAKSKSLEELRGRLKNLVERGGSTGNGLDAHGAGGVGVAPYTHGVMPQTAQSYA, from the exons atgtatgcaacgcAACGTGCAACGCAACTTGCTAAAACTATAACAATGGCATGCAGCGTACAGAAGCAACCCACTCAACCGCAACACACAACCGCATCAGCAACTGTAACGGCAGCCGCCGCGATACCACCCACAATGGCTGTGACTGCAATGGCaaccgccaacaacaacagcaatacgaACAACATAGGCAGCCAAATGGGCGGCGGTGGCAGCAACAGCGGCAGCAATAGCAGCATGAGTGGTGGTGGTGTTGGCATTCTAGCCGCAGCTATCAGTGACGCGACCAGCAAACCGCTAACACCAAAACCGCGGGGCTCATTACCGAATGACGCAAGTAAACCGCCACAGGTGGAATTCCACTGGCCACGCATACCGGTGAGTACGCACACCAGCAATCTGCGCCTGAACATGATGAATCAGAATCCGATGGACCTGCACACTGCGCGACTCATGATCGAGGAGTTGCGTACGAAGGTGCGCTATCAAGCGGAGCACAtaatgaaattgcggaaagcaTATGGGGTACAGGTGACGCACATT ATGCAGCAGCACTATCACTACCAGATGGAGAAGTCGGATCAGTTGAACGCGCTGACCTCACAACTTCTCCTGCTGGAGTCGCGTTTAAAACGTAGACAAAAGCAGATTGGGAGCCTGCTTTGCCATCGCGAGTTCACTATACAGCGACAGCAGAAGATTATCGATACACTGTCGAATCGTCTGTCCGATCACGGCCTGGATGCTGTCGAGGCGAACTTCACCACGGAGCTGGATTCACTGAACGACTCCGACTCGGCTGTGGTGCTGGAAGATATCGACTCGGATAGCAGTAATATGCCGCTTCGAGCAAGGCGACGCAGCAGCGGTGGCGGTTCAGGTGCTGGCTTCGGCTCCAATGCCACACAGTGCGGCAGCGATGGCATAACTATTGTGCGCTCCATCTCCGATGCCATCGAGACGAATTTGAAGTACAGTGCCGTGCGTCGCAACAATTGCTATTTGCGCCGCCCCGAAATATTGGAGACCGTCTACTCAGTGGAGGAAGATCCAGAACCAACATCTGATGTGGCAGAGAAACGTGATAAGTTCCGCACACGCTCGGAGAAGGCGCTGAGTTCGAGCTCCACGGAGGGACAAATAGATAGCAACTCTTCACATGCACCGGCGCACGCTTCAACACATACCACATTACATCAAACCAACGGCACTGAAGTGGAGCGTACCAAAGAGAACATACGCATCACACCTCCATCACCGCAACGGCAACTCAGCATTTCCAAACCCCTCGAGTCACCGACGAAGGACGGCTACACGGCGTACAGTGTCACGGTGCCGCAGCTGCGCACCACGGCTGCCACACCGACTACTGAGCGGGTCAACGCTTTGGCGGGTGCTGATGTCGATGGCAGTTCGCCTGGCGTTAAATCGCAGGTAACGAACTACAATCGCGTCATGTCCAACCATCGATCGGTGACCAAACCCAAAGATGTCAAATATAAACGTATCAATAAAGCCAAGTCGAAGAGTCTGGAAGAGTTACGTGGTCGTCTCAAAAATCTGGTGGAACGTGGCGGCAGCACCGGCAACGGACTCGATGCGCATGGCGCCGGTGGTGTTGGCGTTGCACCCTACACACACGGTGTTATGCCGCAGACTGCACAGTCATACGCGTGA